One region of Fragaria vesca subsp. vesca linkage group LG4, FraVesHawaii_1.0, whole genome shotgun sequence genomic DNA includes:
- the LOC101312722 gene encoding xylogalacturonan beta-1,3-xylosyltransferase-like has protein sequence MGERTASSLMIVTRKSLFCLFTFTSLLFVLSWVFVLRSTSRPQFIDNTLLPNSKLLAVIDHAISATETQNDVESSVGNRSILVDKEEEDKSTSSSRPNDGVKCDTNEKQVLKVFMYDLPTEFHFGLLDWKPKGGTVWPDLQSEVPHYPGGLNLQHSIEYWLTLDLLASELPSQPNARFAIRVLNVSEADIIFVPFFSSLSYNRFSKIDPHQKKSNNKVLQDKLVQYLTAQKEWKDSGGRDHLIVAHHPNSLLDARMKLWPATFILSDFGRYPPNIANVEKDVIAPYKHVIKTFESDSSTFESRPTLLYFQGAIYRKDGGFARQELFYLLKDEKDVHFAFGTVQKNGIRNATQGMHSSKFCLNIAGDTPSSNRLFDAIASHCVPVIISDDIELPYEDVLDYSEFCIFVRTSDAVKKGHLVNLIRSIGRHEWTQMWKRLQEVQHFYEFHYPSREGDAIHMIWKAVARKVPGIRLKLHKSKRLSHSPTQNKKGLTRIPSPKNFW, from the coding sequence ATGGGCGAAAGGACTGCATCATCCCTTATGATTGTTACTCGGAAATCTTTGTTTTGTTTATTCACATTTACATCACTACTCTTTGTACTATCTTGGGTCTTTGTGTTGCGTTCAACCAGTCGCCCCCAATTCATAGACAATACATTGTTGCCTAATTCCAAACTTCTTGCTGTGATTGACCATGCCATTTCTGCAACCGAGACACAAAATGATGTTGAATCCTCAGTTGGGAATCGATCAATCCTTGTAGATAAGGAAGAAGAAGATAAATCAACATCTTCCTCCCGGCCTAACGATGGTGTGAAATGTGACACTAATGAAAAACAAGTTCTCAAGGTTTTCATGTATGATTTACCGACTGAGTTTCATTTTGGACTCTTAGATTGGAAACCCAAAGGAGGTACTGTTTGGCCAGATCTTCAATCTGAAGTGCCGCATTATCCTGGTGGTTTGAATTTGCAACATAGTATAGAATATTGGTTAACATTGGACCTCCTTGCTTCAGAACTTCCCAGTCAACCAAATGCACGTTTTGCAATCAGAGTGCTCAATGTCAGTGAAGCTGATATTATATTTGTACCATTCTTTTCTTCCTTGAGCTATAACCGATTCTCCAAGATAGATCCACACCAAAAGAAGAGCAATAACAAGGTCCTTCAAGATAAATTGGTTCAGTATTTGACAGCTCAAAAGGAATGGAAGGACTCAGGGGGAAGAGACCACTTAATTGTGGCTCACCATCCGAATAGCCTTCTAGATGCAAGGATGAAGCTCTGGCCTGCAACTTTCATACTTTCAGACTTTGGTAGGTATCCTCCAAACATAGCCAATGTGGAGAAAGACGTCATCGCACCATATAAGCATGTGATTAAAACCTTTGAAAGTGATTCATCAACTTTTGAGAGCCGCCCTACTTTGCTCTACTTCCAAGGAGCAATATACCGCAAAGATGGTGGTTTTGCTCGACAAGAGTTGTTCTATCTTCTTAAAGATGAAAAGGATGTACATTTTGCATTTGGGACTGTTCAAAAAAATGGAATAAGAAATGCTACGCAAGGAATGCATTCCTCCAAATTTTGTCTTAACATAGCCGGCGACACCCCATCATCAAATCGCCTTTTTGATGCTATTGCTAGCCACTGTGTGCCTGTTATCATCAGTGATGACATTGAACTCCCATATGAAGATGTGCTCGACTACTCTGAGTTCTGCATATTTGTTCGTACTAGTGATGCTGTGAAAAAAGGCCATCTTGTTAACCTTATAAGAAGTATTGGTAGGCATGAGTGGACACAGATGTGGAAGAGGTTACAAGAGGTTCAACATTTCTATGAGTTTCATTATCCATCAAGAGAGGGTGACGCAATTCACATGATATGGAAAGCAGTCGCTCGAAAGGTTCCTGGAATAAGATTGAAGTTACACAAGTCTAAACGGTTGTCTCATTCACCAACCCAGAATAAGAAGGGGTTAACAAGGATACCATCACCAAAAAACTTTTGGTAG
- the LOC101313013 gene encoding pentatricopeptide repeat-containing protein At5g19020, mitochondrial-like translates to MLISLRPKSLTALPPFSSASPLKWVSTTPTQKQNPPHHLGLFFEPRTHQSHIDYERHIVSILKSCASLSALVLGQQLHSLVLKSGLLSNTFIHNSLTSMYSKCGSISGAEALFRSCSELDPVSCNIMLAGYVKSGDLDNARQLFDKMPHRGCVSYTTMIMGLSRNGSWREAVEVFRDMRNAGVVPNELTMGAVVSMFSQLGGIWNCRMLHGLVVKLQLDGMVLVSTNLVKAYCACKSVGEARRLFDEMPERNVVTWNVMLNGYCKAGLVHLAREVFERIDVKDVVSWGTMIDGYVQVEWLSEALMMCCSMLRAGLGPNDVMLVDLISACGRLEAICEGLQFHGRIIKGGFDCYDFIQATIINFYAGCGEMIPARLQFEKSIKEHVASWNALLAGYIRNQMIDQASELFDEMPERDVFSWSCMISGYTQTEKSELALELFQRMVSSGIQPNEITMVSVLSAIATLGRWKEGIWAHEYICENSIPLNDNLSAAIIDMYAKCGSINTALEVFYQIQDKTSSVSPWNAIICGLAMHGHAPMSLEIFSHLQRRDIKLNSITFIGVLGACCHAGLVEVGEMYFKSMETVYHIQPNIKHYGCMVDLLGRAGRVVDAEKLIRSMPMKADVVIWGTLLAACTTHGNLEIGRMAEKNLKLLDPSHGASTVLMSNLLADAGMWEKSSLERQVIQSLKLTRSPGRSDVVW, encoded by the coding sequence ATGCTCATATCTCTCAGACCCAAATCCCTCACCGCCCTCCCACCTTTCTCCTCTGCTTCACCTCTCAAATGGGTCTCCACAACCCCCACCCAAAAGCAAAACCCACCCCACCATCTCGGACTCTTCTTCGAACCCAGAACCCACCAATCCCACATCGACTACGAGCGCCATATAGTCTCCATTCTAAAATCCTGCGCTTCCCTTTCGGCCCTCGTCCTGGGCCAGCAACTCCACTCCCTTGTCCTCAAGTCCGGCCTCCTCTCCAACACCTTCATCCACAACAGCTTGACCAGCATGTACTCCAAATGCGGCTCCATTTCCGGAGCCGAAGCCCTCTTCAGGTCCTGCTCTGAGCTGGACCCGGTTTCCTGTAACATTATGCTTGCTGGGTATGTGAAATCTGGCGACTTGGACAATGCGCGCCAGCTGTTTGATAAAATGCCTCACAGAGGCTGCGTCTCGTATACTACTATGATTATGGGTCTTTCGAGAAATGGGAGCTGGAGGGAGGCTGTGGAGGTGTTTAGGGATATGAGGAACGCGGGTGTGGTGCCGAATGAGCTGACAATGGGGGCTGTGGTATCGATGTTCTCGCAGTTGGGTGGGATTTGGAATTGTCGGATGCTTCATGGTTTGGTGGTTAAGTTGCAGCTTGATGGGATGGTGCTTGTTTCGACGAATTTGGTGAAGGCGTATTGTGCTTGTAAGAGTGTGGGGGAAGCGAGAAGGTTGTTTGATGAGATGCCCGAGAGGAATGTTGTTACGTGGAATGTCATGTTGAATGGGTACTGCAAGGCTGGGCTTGTGCATCTGGCTAGAGAGGTCTTTGAGAGGATTGATGTGAAAGATGTGGTTTCGTGGGGTACAATGATTGATGGGTATGTGCAAGTGGAGTGGTTGAGTGAAGCTTTGATGATGTGTTGCTCAATGCTGCGTGCTGGGTTGGGTCCGAATGATGTTATGCTTGTTGATTTGATTTCAGCATGTGGGCGGTTGGAGGCAATTTGTGAGGGTTTGCAGTTTCATGGGAGAATTATCAAGGGGGGTTTTGACTGTTATGATTTCATACAGGCAACTATCATAAATTTTTATGCAGGTTGTGGGGAAATGATCCCTGCTCGTCTTCAGTTTGAAAAGAGCATCAAGGAGCATGTAGCATCTTGGAATGCTCTCCTTGCAGGATACATAAGAAATCAAATGATTGACCAAGCAAGTGAATTGTTTGATGAGATGCCTGAAAGGGATGTCTTTTCATGGAGTTGCATGATTTCTGGTTACACACAGACTGAGAAATCTGAATTGGCTTTGGAACTTTTCCAACGAATGGTATCTAGTGGGATACAGCCAAATGAGATTACAATGGTTAGTGTTTTATCTGCAATCGCTACTTTAGGCAGATGGAAAGAAGGAATATGGGCTCACGAATACATATGTGAAAATTCCATTCCTCTGAATGACAATTTAAGTGCAGCTATCATTGATATGTATGCCAAATGTGGGAGTATCAATACTGCCTTAGAGGTGTTCTATCAAATCCAAGACAAAACCTCTTCTGTCTCACCATGGAATGCCATTATATGTGGGTTGGCCATGCACGGACATGCACCAATGTCTCTTGAAATATTTTCGCACTTGCAAAGGCGTGATATCAAACTCAATTCAATAACATTCATTGGAGTCCTAGGTGCTTGTTGCCATGCTGGTTTGGTGGAGGTCGGGGAGATGTATTTTAAGAGCATGGAAACTGTATATCACATTCAACCAAACATCAAGCACTATGGTTGTATGGTGGATCTACTGGGTAGAGCTGGCAGAGTAGTAGATGCTGAGAAATTGATAAGAAGCATGCCCATGAAGGCTGATGTTGTGATATGGGGCACATTATTGGCCGCATGTACAACACATGGGAATC